A genomic segment from Nodularia sphaerocarpa UHCC 0038 encodes:
- a CDS encoding ArnT family glycosyltransferase codes for MFYRFRLFPYISLLLWILPLLLFSSGENSLMAHDEGLYARRSRVMFESGDWIAPWGTVHHKTPGPYWIIAISYQLFGISEASVRLPSMILGILSIFLIYEIGKILLNQKLAWLAGLILTVQFLWLQYCRLGTPDVPMIFLVLLGILSVLKAELHPKYSYFWTFIAGLSFGLGFLVRSFMIFLPIVALLPYLIGEHRRHRHLTNPCLYLGFVVGLIPTSVWLWLNWMRYGNDSYEELFRFVFQLGSNERGGNGMIFYLWNVPLKAFPWFFLSLLGLVLLLRRPIPRYQLILVGFPVTLFAELSFFSTRLSHYSLCLYPFIAMLAAVGLSWLGKWGEGEIKKLPRNLSYAFGGLGILLVLAGIVILIGVDGVEVRKYAILGLIMGCGWLILPMVWIGREKFEQKFLTAGYWWAGWLIPCWLGLAVAGNLGLLSDYNPDVRVFLQQPAIASIVQHHPIYFLQTEGKTAVLLNFYTPIHGEQVDSITELPASSYAWISANHAAELTTPHQVIGTVQKHQLIQVFPQRDNDQ; via the coding sequence ATGTTTTATAGATTTCGTTTATTTCCTTATATAAGTTTACTGCTGTGGATACTCCCCTTATTGCTATTCAGTTCTGGGGAGAATAGCCTGATGGCGCATGATGAGGGGCTTTACGCCAGGCGATCGCGTGTCATGTTTGAATCTGGTGATTGGATAGCGCCTTGGGGTACTGTTCATCATAAAACTCCTGGACCTTATTGGATAATTGCCATTTCCTATCAGCTATTTGGGATCAGTGAAGCTAGTGTGCGACTACCTAGCATGATTCTAGGGATTTTGAGCATATTCCTCATATATGAAATCGGCAAAATTCTGCTCAATCAAAAATTAGCTTGGCTAGCAGGTTTAATTTTAACTGTACAATTTCTCTGGCTGCAATATTGCCGATTAGGTACACCAGATGTCCCCATGATATTTTTGGTATTGTTAGGGATTTTGTCTGTTCTCAAAGCTGAATTACATCCTAAATATAGCTATTTCTGGACTTTCATCGCTGGCTTAAGTTTCGGTTTGGGCTTCTTAGTCAGAAGCTTTATGATTTTTTTGCCTATTGTGGCTTTATTACCTTATTTAATTGGGGAACATCGCCGTCATCGCCATCTTACCAACCCTTGTTTATATTTAGGTTTTGTAGTGGGTTTAATTCCTACCTCAGTTTGGCTATGGCTGAATTGGATGCGCTATGGAAATGATAGTTATGAAGAATTATTCAGGTTTGTTTTTCAGTTAGGCTCGAATGAGCGTGGTGGAAATGGCATGATATTCTATTTGTGGAATGTGCCGCTCAAAGCTTTTCCTTGGTTCTTTTTGAGTCTTTTAGGCTTAGTTTTGCTGCTGCGTCGTCCGATTCCTCGCTACCAATTAATATTAGTTGGTTTCCCAGTGACGCTGTTTGCTGAACTGAGTTTTTTCTCCACTCGTCTGTCTCACTATAGTCTTTGTCTTTACCCCTTTATAGCAATGCTTGCGGCTGTGGGTTTAAGTTGGTTGGGGAAATGGGGAGAGGGGGAAATCAAGAAACTTCCTCGTAATCTCAGTTATGCCTTTGGTGGATTGGGTATTTTATTGGTGCTAGCAGGGATAGTTATTTTGATTGGGGTGGATGGTGTTGAGGTTCGCAAGTACGCCATCCTGGGCTTAATTATGGGGTGTGGTTGGTTAATTTTGCCGATGGTGTGGATTGGTCGAGAAAAGTTTGAGCAAAAGTTTCTCACTGCTGGTTACTGGTGGGCTGGTTGGTTAATTCCTTGTTGGCTAGGTTTGGCTGTGGCTGGTAATTTAGGCTTATTAAGTGACTATAACCCGGATGTGAGGGTTTTTTTGCAACAGCCTGCGATCGCCTCAATTGTGCAGCATCACCCCATCTATTTTTTACAGACAGAAGGAAAAACTGCGGTGTTACTGAATTTCTATACTCCCATTCATGGTGAACAGGTAGACTCAATTACCGAATTACCAGCTTCTAGCTACGCTTGGATTTCTGCAAACCACGCGGCGGAATTAACCACACCCCACCAAGTTATTGGTACTGTCCAAAAACACCAATTAATTCAAGTTTTTCCCCAGAGGGACAATGACCAATGA
- a CDS encoding PAS domain S-box protein: MQDQKKIAELLPDQQLDNASHSNTKIATVEEGMILQLADGSIPACNTMAEQILGLTGEQIHGWSSPESSWRFVHKNGTPLTAVTHPAMVALRTGKPCWNIVVGLSKPNTELKWLLMNSQPLFLAHDTSPYAVVSTFSDINQQQADQIEDNVGNKDIISQDITQNPKIKISPEAANAEVVRLLADDETKLKKLFESQIIGIFLTDFGKIIAANDIFFQLVGYTREDLLSEEINWRQITPLEYHHLDEKAWQELLKFGSFTPFEKQYIRKDGNLVPILICGAILQQSPPNCICFVMDLSDRQKAQKSLGDVMQRLTFHEKNSPLGVIEWDAEFRISRWSPAAEKIFGWSDQQVIGKKFDDWQFVFGEDIEIVQNALERLSHRESQVLCCNRNYTKDGSVVHCEWYNSALCDQSGKLISVLSQVLDVTERKQVEVEREKMLARLPSAGLCPSQEYTRQLNGLMEAALAINSALSIEEVNRIITEQAREIIGAHQAVTSITIDEDSAKLISWASLSDKYAAWRSQNQQQLGLCINTSVRLLNRSVRMTQTELEAHPQWQQFTQQIDKHPPMRGCLAAPLIGRDGHNMGLIQLSDKYKDEFTKEDEAIIVQLAQMASVAIENTRLYEAEQQARAQAEEANCIKDEFLAVLSHELRSPLNPILGWAKLLQSRKFDDNKTASALATIERNAKLQAQLIEDLLDISRILQGKLTLNVAQVNLKLTIDAAMETVRLAAEAKSINLKFLSDTDFTALVIGDPNRLQQVFWNLLSNAVKFTPAGGRVQICLECIDSHIQIQVMDTGKGIEPNFLAHVFDYFRQADSATTRKFGGLGLGLAIVRQLVELHGGRVFADSAGEGQGATFTVQLPVLPTQLITADSNSEPEMDSNLGNLEGIKILVVDDDFDSRDFICFVLEEEGAEVVSVSSAMEALQSLPESKADVLLSDIGMPEMDGYTLIRQVRTWTSEEGGKIPAIALTAYAGEYNQQQAISAGFQMHVTKPAEPSQLVAAVARLVGKRVIGH; this comes from the coding sequence ATGCAAGATCAAAAAAAGATTGCTGAACTGTTACCTGACCAGCAGTTAGACAATGCTTCACATAGCAATACAAAAATCGCTACAGTGGAAGAAGGAATGATACTTCAATTGGCTGATGGCAGTATACCAGCTTGTAATACTATGGCTGAACAAATTCTGGGACTCACAGGGGAGCAAATACATGGATGGAGTTCACCGGAATCTTCCTGGCGATTTGTTCACAAAAACGGAACGCCCTTGACTGCGGTAACTCATCCAGCAATGGTGGCGCTGCGTACAGGTAAACCCTGCTGGAATATTGTTGTTGGTTTATCTAAACCAAACACAGAGTTGAAGTGGTTGTTGATGAACTCCCAGCCTTTATTTCTGGCTCACGACACTTCTCCCTACGCAGTTGTATCTACTTTTTCTGATATTAATCAGCAACAAGCAGACCAAATTGAGGATAATGTTGGGAACAAAGATATAATTAGCCAAGATATCACCCAGAACCCAAAAATCAAGATATCTCCAGAAGCTGCTAATGCTGAAGTTGTGAGACTATTGGCAGATGATGAAACCAAGTTGAAAAAGTTGTTTGAATCTCAGATTATTGGGATTTTTTTGACAGATTTTGGCAAAATTATAGCAGCTAATGATATTTTTTTCCAACTGGTGGGTTATACCCGTGAGGATTTGCTCTCAGAAGAAATTAACTGGCGGCAAATTACGCCTCTGGAATATCACCATTTGGATGAGAAAGCATGGCAAGAATTGCTAAAGTTTGGTAGTTTCACGCCTTTTGAAAAGCAATATATCCGTAAAGATGGGAATTTAGTCCCAATTCTGATTTGTGGGGCTATTTTGCAGCAGTCACCGCCTAATTGTATCTGTTTTGTCATGGATTTAAGCGATCGCCAAAAAGCACAAAAGTCACTGGGGGATGTGATGCAAAGACTGACTTTCCATGAGAAAAACTCTCCTCTGGGAGTAATTGAGTGGGATGCTGAATTTCGCATATCTCGCTGGTCACCAGCCGCCGAAAAAATTTTTGGCTGGTCAGATCAGCAGGTGATTGGTAAAAAATTTGACGATTGGCAGTTTGTGTTTGGGGAAGATATAGAAATAGTCCAAAACGCACTTGAAAGGTTATCTCATCGAGAAAGTCAGGTGCTTTGCTGCAACCGTAATTATACGAAAGATGGCTCTGTAGTTCATTGTGAATGGTACAACTCAGCTTTATGTGATCAATCAGGCAAGTTGATTTCTGTGCTATCTCAGGTGCTGGATGTGACTGAACGCAAACAAGTAGAAGTGGAACGTGAGAAAATGCTGGCGCGATTGCCTTCGGCGGGGCTTTGCCCATCCCAGGAATATACCAGACAACTAAATGGTTTAATGGAGGCTGCATTGGCAATCAATTCAGCACTTTCAATTGAAGAAGTCAACCGGATAATTACTGAACAAGCCAGGGAAATTATTGGCGCACATCAAGCTGTGACGAGCATTACCATTGATGAGGATTCTGCCAAATTGATCAGTTGGGCTTCACTTTCCGATAAGTATGCGGCATGGCGATCGCAAAATCAACAGCAGTTGGGCTTATGCATTAATACCAGTGTGCGCCTGCTCAATCGTTCTGTGCGGATGACTCAAACTGAACTCGAAGCCCATCCCCAATGGCAGCAATTTACTCAGCAAATAGACAAACATCCACCCATGCGTGGGTGCTTGGCTGCACCTTTAATTGGGCGAGATGGTCATAATATGGGGCTAATTCAGTTATCTGATAAATATAAGGATGAGTTTACCAAAGAAGACGAAGCCATTATTGTGCAGTTAGCGCAAATGGCATCAGTAGCCATTGAAAACACTCGATTGTATGAAGCCGAACAGCAAGCCCGCGCCCAAGCCGAAGAAGCCAACTGCATCAAAGATGAGTTTTTGGCTGTGCTTTCCCACGAATTACGCTCCCCCCTAAATCCGATTTTGGGTTGGGCTAAACTTCTCCAAAGTCGCAAATTTGATGACAATAAAACAGCATCAGCCCTAGCCACCATTGAACGCAACGCCAAATTGCAAGCCCAATTAATTGAAGACTTACTCGATATCTCGCGGATTCTTCAGGGTAAACTCACATTAAATGTGGCTCAAGTCAATCTAAAATTGACAATTGATGCGGCTATGGAAACAGTACGTTTAGCCGCAGAAGCTAAATCCATCAATTTAAAATTTTTGTCAGACACTGATTTTACAGCTTTGGTAATAGGAGATCCCAATCGCTTACAGCAAGTTTTCTGGAATCTGCTTTCCAACGCTGTCAAATTCACTCCCGCAGGTGGGCGAGTCCAAATTTGCCTAGAATGTATTGATTCTCATATTCAGATTCAAGTCATGGATACAGGTAAAGGTATTGAACCTAACTTTTTAGCTCATGTATTTGATTACTTCCGCCAAGCAGATAGCGCCACCACCAGAAAATTTGGCGGGTTGGGACTAGGATTAGCAATTGTGCGACAATTAGTAGAACTCCACGGCGGGAGAGTTTTTGCAGACAGCGCCGGAGAAGGACAAGGGGCGACCTTTACAGTACAATTACCAGTTTTGCCAACACAATTAATCACAGCAGATAGTAACAGTGAGCCAGAAATGGACTCTAACTTGGGCAATCTTGAAGGCATTAAAATTTTAGTTGTAGATGACGACTTTGATTCACGCGACTTTATTTGCTTTGTCCTCGAAGAAGAAGGCGCAGAAGTCGTCTCAGTTTCATCGGCTATGGAAGCCCTGCAAAGTCTGCCAGAATCAAAGGCAGATGTTCTATTAAGCGATATTGGAATGCCGGAAATGGATGGTTATACGCTGATTCGTCAAGTCAGAACCTGGACATCAGAAGAAGGGGGTAAGATACCTGCGATCGCTCTTACCGCCTATGCGGGAGAATATAATCAGCAACAAGCAATATCCGCCGGCTTTCAGATGCACGTCACTAAGCCCGCCGAACCTTCTCAATTAGTTGCAGCTGTTGCTAGACTGGTTGGGAAAAGAGTCATTGGTCATTAG
- the purN gene encoding phosphoribosylglycinamide formyltransferase: MTLRPDSTFSLVAPTMSICPSDQSTPLKLGVMASGSGSNFEAVAQAIAHEQLNAQIQVLVYNNPTAKAPIRAANHGVEAVLLNHREYKNRESFDSQIVKTLQQYDVDWVIMAGWMRLVTPVLIDAFPAKIINIHPSLLPSFKGINAVEQALASGVKITGCTVHLVCLEVDSGPILMQAAVPILPEDTVETLHARIQIQEHLILPQAIALAAAREISQ, from the coding sequence ATGACTCTCCGCCCTGATTCTACCTTTAGCCTGGTTGCTCCCACTATGAGCATTTGCCCATCTGACCAAAGCACTCCTTTAAAACTGGGGGTTATGGCTTCTGGTAGTGGGAGTAATTTTGAAGCTGTTGCTCAAGCGATCGCACATGAACAACTAAACGCCCAAATTCAAGTTTTAGTTTATAATAACCCTACAGCGAAAGCTCCCATCCGCGCAGCTAATCACGGTGTGGAAGCTGTATTATTAAATCACCGCGAATATAAAAACCGGGAATCATTTGACAGTCAAATTGTCAAGACTTTGCAGCAATATGATGTTGATTGGGTGATTATGGCTGGTTGGATGCGTTTGGTGACACCAGTTTTAATTGATGCCTTTCCAGCGAAAATCATTAATATTCATCCCAGTTTGTTACCGAGTTTTAAAGGGATTAATGCTGTAGAACAAGCTTTAGCATCTGGAGTCAAAATTACTGGCTGTACTGTCCATTTAGTTTGCTTGGAAGTAGACAGCGGCCCCATTTTAATGCAAGCGGCTGTGCCGATTTTACCAGAGGACACAGTAGAAACACTACACGCTCGGATTCAAATTCAAGAACATCTAATTTTACCACAGGCGATCGCCCTAGCTGCGGCACGGGAAATCAGTCAATAA
- a CDS encoding methyltransferase domain-containing protein, with translation MMLKPDQRQKLDDTDDKLFYDYPRFVTHVDEGFIQQLTDLYSDRLQPNTRILDMMSSWVSHLPAEMEFAHIEGHGLNAEELARNRRFNHYFVQNLNQSPQLPLPDQSFDAVLNCVSVQYVQYPEAIFAEIHRILKPGGVAIISFSNRMFFQKAIQAWRDASETTRVELVKQYFTSVPGFTVPEVIVNKSTAPNFLQWLGAGGGDPFYAVIAHRTPQS, from the coding sequence ATGATGCTCAAACCCGACCAACGCCAGAAATTAGACGATACAGACGACAAGCTATTTTACGACTATCCCCGCTTCGTCACCCATGTGGATGAAGGATTTATTCAACAACTCACAGATTTATATAGCGATCGCCTCCAACCCAATACACGTATCCTAGATATGATGAGCAGTTGGGTGTCACATCTTCCAGCAGAGATGGAATTTGCTCATATTGAGGGACATGGACTCAACGCCGAGGAATTAGCCCGAAATCGCCGTTTCAATCATTACTTTGTCCAGAATCTCAATCAGAGTCCTCAACTACCCCTACCAGACCAAAGTTTTGATGCAGTTCTCAATTGCGTTTCTGTACAGTATGTGCAGTATCCAGAAGCCATATTTGCCGAAATCCATCGTATCCTTAAACCTGGTGGTGTCGCAATTATCAGCTTTTCTAACCGAATGTTTTTCCAAAAAGCGATTCAAGCTTGGCGAGACGCTTCCGAAACTACTAGGGTGGAATTAGTCAAACAGTACTTCACCTCAGTACCAGGATTTACAGTTCCAGAGGTAATTGTGAATAAATCCACAGCGCCGAATTTTTTACAATGGTTAGGTGCTGGCGGAGGAGACCCATTCTATGCTGTAATAGCACACCGCACTCCTCAAAGTTGA
- the fraD gene encoding septal junction protein FraD — protein sequence MQTLFKDIFVFFNFFVGFYEELRKFLVPPKAYSWQTFIYLSAFSWTLSFLAVGYVKSLIAFCGWLFLIAGTAWYTTDDPLRVPGTFMPVGAVITGFLVSVFAFGNSEDVITPRTIILWPTISAIITALPDFIEGTDTKTTAKIPKPEIREKIIVLVASCMLISCWIQFYFVMDNWLTQYPTLLTDNFGRSTFVVRTAAQETQPKTETQTAKKPEVQKVPKNGVAILDSLQIRVEKQLNKTPWSQVERWLLDATKEVNNLGNQVINQQLGEYEERKLWRVEPRVTNIKSGYTLDLLSIWDGPSSNPKGYYLQKSCRIEPIAVSTTTSRTTVSQVEDKNTVAEIECDRLSKFMAGPPPARR from the coding sequence ATGCAAACATTATTTAAAGATATTTTCGTATTTTTTAATTTCTTTGTCGGATTTTATGAGGAACTTAGAAAGTTCTTGGTTCCGCCCAAAGCTTATTCCTGGCAGACATTTATTTATTTGAGTGCTTTTTCTTGGACACTTTCATTTTTGGCTGTAGGTTATGTAAAAAGTCTGATTGCATTTTGCGGGTGGTTATTTTTAATTGCTGGTACAGCCTGGTATACTACTGATGATCCTTTAAGAGTTCCTGGCACTTTTATGCCAGTGGGAGCGGTAATAACTGGATTTTTAGTCAGTGTTTTTGCCTTTGGTAATTCAGAAGATGTAATTACACCAAGAACAATTATTCTCTGGCCAACAATCTCTGCAATAATTACAGCGCTTCCAGATTTTATTGAAGGTACTGATACCAAGACTACAGCGAAAATTCCTAAACCAGAAATTCGGGAAAAAATTATAGTTTTGGTCGCTAGTTGTATGCTAATCAGTTGCTGGATTCAGTTTTACTTTGTCATGGATAATTGGTTAACACAATATCCCACTTTACTCACAGATAATTTTGGGCGTAGTACCTTTGTTGTCAGAACAGCAGCACAGGAAACGCAACCGAAAACAGAAACACAGACAGCCAAAAAACCAGAAGTACAAAAAGTCCCAAAAAATGGTGTAGCCATCCTCGATTCGCTCCAAATAAGAGTAGAAAAACAATTAAATAAAACACCTTGGTCTCAAGTGGAAAGATGGTTGCTAGACGCAACAAAAGAAGTAAACAACTTGGGGAATCAAGTCATAAATCAGCAACTAGGAGAATATGAAGAACGAAAATTATGGCGTGTTGAACCGCGCGTAACTAATATCAAATCTGGATATACATTAGATTTACTCAGTATCTGGGATGGCCCTAGTTCTAATCCCAAGGGGTATTATCTGCAAAAATCTTGTCGGATTGAACCAATAGCAGTATCTACGACAACTTCCAGAACTACTGTCAGCCAAGTTGAGGATAAAAATACAGTAGCAGAAATTGAATGCGATCGCTTGAGTAAATTTATGGCGGGTCCACCACCAGCGAGACGGTGA
- a CDS encoding carbohydrate ABC transporter permease codes for MPKTYTKSWLDNDTFAAWTFLSPALILLSIFIIWPIAYLFYLSFTTGSFTSTGTTWVGLRNYWRLLQTPDFWQVLGNTIYFTVATVIPSVIIPLGLAVLLDKSLALRGLLRSAYFLPSIISLVAAGLGFRWLFQGDGPANTFLDFFGIAPIPWLGSTTWAMPVLIVLSIWKQLGFNMVVFLAGLQAVPPSRYEAAELDGANAWQQFWHVTLPGLQPTMIFATVTTAIFTLRSFEQVYVITGGGPLNSTNLLVYYIYQEAFAQFDFGYAAAAATVLLAFTLVFVYLQLKTWGDE; via the coding sequence ATGCCAAAAACATATACTAAGTCTTGGTTAGATAATGATACATTTGCTGCTTGGACTTTTCTTTCCCCAGCACTGATTTTACTAAGTATCTTCATCATTTGGCCTATCGCCTATCTGTTCTACCTCAGTTTCACGACTGGAAGTTTCACCTCCACAGGTACAACTTGGGTAGGTTTGAGAAATTATTGGCGCTTGCTACAGACCCCAGATTTCTGGCAAGTCTTGGGTAACACAATTTATTTTACCGTCGCCACAGTCATTCCCAGTGTAATTATTCCCTTGGGGTTAGCAGTATTATTAGACAAATCTCTGGCCTTGCGGGGACTGCTGCGGAGTGCCTACTTTCTCCCGTCAATTATCTCCCTAGTCGCAGCAGGTTTAGGCTTTCGCTGGCTATTTCAAGGCGATGGACCTGCAAACACATTTTTAGACTTTTTTGGTATTGCACCAATTCCTTGGCTAGGAAGTACAACCTGGGCGATGCCTGTACTAATTGTCTTGAGTATTTGGAAGCAATTAGGCTTTAATATGGTAGTCTTCTTAGCAGGATTGCAAGCAGTTCCTCCCAGTCGCTATGAAGCAGCAGAACTAGATGGCGCAAATGCTTGGCAGCAATTTTGGCACGTTACCCTGCCCGGATTGCAACCGACAATGATATTTGCAACCGTCACCACAGCCATTTTTACATTACGCAGTTTTGAACAGGTTTATGTAATTACAGGTGGTGGACCTCTAAATTCTACTAACTTGCTAGTTTATTACATTTACCAAGAAGCATTCGCGCAATTTGACTTTGGATACGCCGCAGCAGCAGCCACAGTACTGTTAGCCTTTACCTTAGTCTTTGTGTATTTGCAATTAAAAACCTGGGGAGATGAATAA
- a CDS encoding ABC transporter permease encodes MNFARVFVIAKNVFQEMVRDRILYIIGFYALLLAIALRVIPEFAAATEDKMFLDFGLGSMSIVTLIVAIFVGTGLVNKEIDKRTILVLIAKPVSRSEIITGKFLGLSTVLAVLVAVMTVIYLAFLQLGNIPHSALSIVIAGGFLILQLSLITAVAITFGVFTSSLLAVTLTFAVYLMGNITSDLVNLGRLSNSPVIERITKGLYLILPDLSRLDFKNDAVYGLLALPNATALITSVAYALFYSVMLLAIANFVFSRREF; translated from the coding sequence ATGAATTTCGCCAGAGTTTTTGTCATTGCTAAGAATGTATTTCAGGAAATGGTGCGCGATCGCATTTTGTATATTATCGGATTTTATGCGCTCCTACTTGCGATCGCTCTGCGGGTAATACCGGAATTTGCAGCTGCGACTGAAGATAAAATGTTTCTAGACTTTGGTCTGGGAAGCATGAGTATTGTGACTTTAATTGTTGCCATTTTTGTAGGTACGGGACTGGTTAATAAAGAAATTGATAAACGAACTATTTTGGTATTAATCGCCAAACCTGTCAGCCGCAGTGAAATTATTACTGGCAAATTCTTGGGTTTATCAACTGTTCTGGCTGTACTTGTCGCCGTGATGACAGTAATTTATTTGGCATTTTTGCAGCTTGGTAATATTCCCCATTCAGCACTCAGCATTGTAATTGCGGGCGGCTTTTTAATTTTGCAGCTATCTTTAATCACTGCTGTGGCGATTACCTTCGGTGTATTTACCAGTTCTCTGTTAGCAGTTACCTTAACATTTGCAGTCTACTTAATGGGGAACATTACTTCAGATTTAGTCAACCTGGGTCGTCTGAGCAATAGCCCTGTAATTGAACGCATCACTAAAGGGTTGTACCTGATATTGCCAGATTTATCGCGATTAGATTTCAAAAATGATGCAGTTTACGGCTTACTAGCCTTACCGAATGCAACTGCACTGATTACCAGTGTAGCCTATGCCTTATTTTACAGTGTCATGCTGTTAGCGATCGCTAATTTTGTCTTCTCTCGACGTGAGTTTTAA
- a CDS encoding cob(I)yrinic acid a,c-diamide adenosyltransferase, producing MTRNGIGIRTAQVRPERLTGQIHVYDGVGKGKSQAALGVVLRSIGLGINTPGDSGRVLLLRFLKGPERDYDEDGAIAALQRGFPHLIDQVRTGRAEFFGHEEITSFDREEATRGWDVAKGAIASGLYSVVVLDEINPVLDLGLLPVDEVVRTLKSKPQELEIIATGRAAPQNLLDIADLHSEMKPQDHPRAKELFLEGIEIYTGAGKGKSTSALGKALKAIGRGINHPGSTRVLIMQWLKGGSGYTEDAAIAALQQSYPEVVDHQRCGRDAIVWRNCRQELDYVEAERGWEIAKTAIASGLYKTIILDELNPTVDLELLPVEPIVQALLRKPRDTEVIITGRCQQQPAYFDLASVHSEVYCHKHYANQGVELKRGVDF from the coding sequence ATGACAAGGAACGGTATCGGTATTCGCACGGCGCAAGTGCGTCCTGAACGGCTCACAGGTCAAATTCACGTCTACGATGGTGTGGGTAAAGGTAAGTCTCAAGCGGCTTTAGGGGTAGTTTTGCGCTCAATTGGCTTGGGAATAAATACACCGGGCGATTCGGGCAGGGTCTTACTGTTGCGGTTTCTCAAAGGGCCAGAACGTGATTATGATGAAGATGGCGCGATCGCAGCTTTACAGCGTGGTTTCCCCCATTTAATTGATCAGGTTCGCACTGGGAGAGCTGAATTTTTTGGTCATGAGGAAATCACTTCCTTTGACCGAGAAGAAGCAACACGGGGTTGGGATGTAGCCAAAGGTGCGATCGCCTCTGGTTTATATTCAGTTGTGGTTTTAGATGAAATTAACCCAGTTTTAGACTTGGGTTTGCTACCAGTGGATGAGGTGGTACGGACATTGAAATCCAAACCCCAGGAATTAGAAATCATCGCCACCGGACGCGCCGCACCGCAAAATTTACTTGATATTGCGGATTTACACTCAGAAATGAAACCCCAAGACCACCCCAGGGCAAAAGAACTCTTTTTGGAGGGAATTGAAATTTATACTGGTGCTGGTAAAGGTAAGTCTACCAGTGCATTAGGCAAAGCATTAAAAGCCATTGGTCGGGGAATTAATCATCCGGGTTCTACTCGTGTGTTAATTATGCAATGGCTCAAAGGTGGTAGTGGCTACACAGAAGATGCAGCGATCGCCGCTTTACAGCAATCATATCCAGAAGTGGTAGATCATCAACGTTGTGGTAGAGATGCAATTGTTTGGCGCAATTGTCGCCAAGAATTGGACTATGTAGAAGCAGAAAGAGGATGGGAAATTGCCAAAACTGCGATCGCCTCTGGACTGTACAAAACCATTATTCTCGATGAACTCAACCCCACAGTTGACCTAGAACTACTTCCGGTGGAACCCATAGTCCAAGCCTTACTCCGCAAACCCCGTGATACAGAAGTCATTATCACCGGTCGCTGTCAACAACAACCAGCTTACTTCGATTTAGCCAGCGTTCACTCTGAGGTATACTGTCACAAACATTATGCCAATCAAGGTGTAGAACTCAAACGCGGTGTAGACTTTTAA
- the fraC gene encoding filament integrity protein FraC produces the protein MLELGDYALPRILPFGVILLELLFLLTAIPIEAYVLNKRLKFDKKTSMFYSISINLFSSTLGWMLFFFLEPILPINLKSELISYIFFHSIRSGNTRGIMIFTAFMIFFITFFMKFLLLRFFVLSLQESFPKLSDQKSENNRLKWRRTSIARLQNTNLVTTILIANSLSYSSISIIILLSNK, from the coding sequence ATGCTTGAACTTGGAGATTACGCTCTGCCTCGAATCCTGCCTTTCGGTGTGATTTTGTTGGAACTTTTGTTTTTACTAACTGCTATTCCCATAGAAGCTTATGTTTTGAACAAAAGGCTGAAATTTGACAAAAAAACTAGTATGTTTTATTCCATCTCTATCAATCTTTTTTCCAGCACTCTTGGTTGGATGCTATTTTTTTTCTTAGAACCAATATTACCTATAAACTTAAAATCAGAATTAATTAGTTACATATTTTTTCATAGTATTCGCTCAGGCAATACACGAGGTATTATGATTTTCACGGCTTTTATGATTTTCTTTATTACCTTCTTCATGAAATTCTTGCTATTAAGATTTTTTGTGCTTTCATTACAAGAAAGTTTCCCCAAATTATCCGATCAAAAATCAGAAAACAATCGATTGAAATGGCGGCGCACCAGCATTGCTAGATTGCAAAATACAAATTTAGTTACTACTATATTAATCGCTAACTCGCTGAGTTACAGTAGTATTAGCATCATTATATTGTTGTCTAACAAGTAG